A window of Juglans regia cultivar Chandler chromosome 7, Walnut 2.0, whole genome shotgun sequence contains these coding sequences:
- the LOC108987290 gene encoding protein DETOXIFICATION 55-like: MVAAETPEKYPTMPEVVEELKRMAGIGFPLAAVSIVGYLKNMILVMCMGRLGSLELAGGALAIGFTNITGYSVLSGLAMGMEPLCSQAFGSRNFSILSLTLQRTIFMLLLVSFSIGLLWVNLEPLMLSLHQNPDITRVASLYCRFSVPDLIANSLLQPLRIYLRSKGTTWPLMWCNLLGLILHIPITIFLTFTLSLGVKGIAVSTFVTNFSILFFLMCYMAYSTRSSNPDQEPLYVQLSKDPLPLSSSRAEEWGMLLRFAIPSCLAVCLEWWWYEFMTILAGYLHNPRVTLSTSAIVIQTTSLMYAIPAALSASVSTRVGNELGASRPERARLATMVAIGLALLSSLVGLSWTTLGKEAWGRVFTKDSEVLELTVTVLPIIGLCELANCPQTTSCGILRGSARPGIGAGINFYAFYLVGAPLAIVLAFVWKLGFVGLCYGLLAAQIACAVSILSVVYNTDWKRESLKAKNLVGKSDQPAVLKCEEDHLIGYC; the protein is encoded by the exons atgGTTGCAGCGGAGACACCCGAAAAGTACCCGACAATGCCAGAG GTGGTGGAGGAGCTAAAGAGAATGGCAGGTATAGGCTTCCCCCTAGCAGCCGTGAGCATTGTCGGCTATCTCAAAAACATGATCTTAGTCATGTGCATGGGAAGGCTGGGAAGCCTCGAGCTAGCAGGCGGAGCTTTAGCCATTGGTTTCACCAATATCACTGGCTACTCGGTGCTGTCAGGGCTGGCTATGGGCATGGAGCCCCTTTGTAGCCAGGCCTTTGGTTCACGAAACTTCTCCATTCTTTCTCTGACTTTGCAAAGAACAATTTTTATGTTACTTCTTGTTTCATTCTCCATCGGACTACTCTGGGTTAACCTCGAACCTCTTATGCTTAGCCTCCACCAAAACCCAGACATAACACGAGTTGCAAGCCTATATTGCCGCTTTTCTGTCCCGGATCTCATTGCCAATAGCCTTCTTCAACCTCTTCGGATCTATCTCCGTAGTAAAGGAACAACGTGGCCTTTGATGTGGTGCAACTTGTTAGGACTTATTCTGCACATTCCCATCACCATCTTCTTGACCTTCACTCTTAGTCTAGGTGTTAAAGGAATAGCAGTTTCCACTTTCGTAACCAACTTCAGCATCCTCTTCTTCCTAATGTGCTACATGGCCTACAGTACTCGCAGTAGTAACCCTGATCAGGAGCCTTTGTATGTGCAGCTCTCGAAGGATCCTTTGCCACTTTCTTCTTCTCGAGCTGAGGAATGGGGAATGCTGCTTCGATTTGCAATACCAAGCTGTCTAGCTGTTTGTTTAGAGTGGTGGTGGTACGAGTTCATGACAATTCTAGCTGGCTATCTTCATAATCCACGGGTGACACTTTCAACATCTGCCATAGTAATACAAACCACCTCTCTCATGTATGCAATACCAGCAGCACTCAGCGCATCGGTCTCGACCCGCGTAGGCAACGAGCTTGGAGCAAGCCGGCCAGAGAGGGCCCGTTTGGCAACAATGGTGGCCATAGGGTTGGCCCTTCTGAGTTCTTTAGTGGGTTTATCTTGGACCACTCTAGGGAAAGAAGCATGGGGAAGAGTGTTTACAAAGGACAGTGAGGTTCTAGAGCTAACTGTGACTGTTCTACCGATAATTGGACTGTGTGAGTTAGCAAATTGTCCACAAACCACAAGTTGTGGCATTCTGAGAGGAAGTGCGAGGCCAGGAATAGGGGCCGGGATAAACTTTTATGCCTTCTACTTGGTGGGTGCACCACTGGCCATAGTTTTAGCCTTTGTTTGGAAGCTAGGGTTTGTGGGTCTTTGTTATGGGCTTTTAGCAGCTCAAATTGCATGTGCAGTCTCCATCTTATCAGTGGTATACAACACAGATTGGAAGAGAGAATCCTTGAAAGCCAAAAACTTGGTGGGAAAGAGCGACCAACCAGCAGTACTAAAGTGTGAAGAAGATCATCTAATTGGGTATTGTTAA